The following proteins are co-located in the Terriglobales bacterium genome:
- a CDS encoding 3-methyl-2-oxobutanoate hydroxymethyltransferase, with translation GHIGLTPQSLHLMGGYKVQGKSLKAVEQLMQDAVALDRAGVCSMVLEGVPREVAAMITAEVSCPTIGIGAGPDCDGQVLVLHDMLGLTFSPPAKFVRRYGDIGATITGAVARFKQDVETGMYPSDQESYHLPKDTKATLDDLEERKKSLRLQ, from the coding sequence GGGACACATCGGCCTCACCCCGCAGTCACTGCACCTGATGGGCGGCTACAAGGTGCAGGGCAAGTCGCTGAAGGCGGTCGAACAGCTCATGCAGGACGCGGTCGCGCTCGACCGCGCCGGCGTCTGCTCCATGGTGCTGGAGGGCGTGCCCCGCGAGGTCGCGGCCATGATCACCGCCGAGGTCTCCTGCCCCACCATCGGCATCGGCGCCGGTCCGGATTGCGACGGCCAAGTGCTGGTGTTGCACGACATGCTGGGCCTGACCTTCAGCCCCCCGGCCAAGTTCGTCCGCCGTTATGGCGACATCGGCGCCACCATCACCGGCGCCGTGGCCCGCTTCAAGCAGGATGTGGAGACCGGTATGTATCCCTCCGACCAGGAGTCCTACCACCTCCCCAAGGACACCAAGGCCACGCTGGACGACCTGGAGGAGCGCAAGAAGTCCCTGCGCCTGCAGTAA
- the panC gene encoding pantoate--beta-alanine ligase, protein MKVLETVAQMRAACDALKRDGKRLGFVPTMGALHAGHLSLVQAARRQCQAVAASIFVNPTQFGPNEDFSKYPRTFDRDKQLLEAEKVALLFAPSVEEMYPVGSKTFVHVEEMSKKLCGKSRPGHFRGVTTVVNKLFNIVEPDLAFFGQKDAAQCAILRRMVRDLAMSVEIIVCPIIREPDGLALSSRNAYLSPAERKQATILHRALMRVQSLADKGEHSSEKLIAAARDVFAEQPGVRVDYVEIVDRDTLDPVPDVSRGALVAVAAFVGSTRLIDNIVLTAAGSAGHP, encoded by the coding sequence ATGAAGGTCCTCGAAACCGTCGCTCAGATGCGGGCTGCCTGCGACGCGCTCAAGCGCGACGGCAAGCGCCTCGGATTCGTCCCCACCATGGGCGCACTCCACGCCGGGCATTTGTCCCTGGTCCAGGCCGCCCGCCGGCAGTGCCAGGCGGTCGCCGCCTCCATCTTCGTGAACCCTACCCAGTTCGGTCCCAACGAAGACTTCTCCAAGTACCCGCGCACCTTCGACCGCGATAAACAGCTCCTCGAGGCGGAAAAGGTTGCCCTTCTCTTTGCCCCTTCGGTCGAAGAGATGTACCCGGTCGGCTCCAAGACTTTCGTGCACGTCGAGGAGATGAGCAAGAAGCTCTGCGGCAAGTCCCGGCCGGGCCACTTCCGCGGCGTGACCACTGTGGTCAACAAGCTCTTCAATATCGTCGAGCCCGACCTGGCCTTTTTCGGTCAGAAGGACGCGGCCCAGTGCGCCATCCTCCGCCGCATGGTCCGCGACCTCGCCATGAGCGTCGAGATCATCGTCTGCCCCATCATCCGTGAGCCCGACGGCCTCGCCTTGAGCTCCCGCAACGCCTACCTCAGCCCCGCCGAGCGCAAGCAGGCCACCATTCTTCACCGCGCGCTTATGCGCGTGCAGTCCCTGGCCGACAAGGGCGAGCACTCCAGCGAAAAGCTCATCGCCGCCGCCCGCGACGTCTTCGCCGAGCAACCGGGGGTACGCGTGGATTACGTGGAGATCGTGGACAGAGACACCCTTGATCCCGTCCCCGATGTCTCCCGTGGTGCGCTGGTCGCCGTCGCCGCCTTCGTCGGCAGCACCCGCCTCATCGACAACATCGTGCTCACCGCCGCCGGTAGCGCCGGGCATCCCTAG